A part of Halogeometricum sp. S3BR5-2 genomic DNA contains:
- a CDS encoding GIY-YIG nuclease family protein, which produces MHYCADGSPIVPSHRREALTDLVQDVVNRIPSDSYEESGVPAPFIHETSPSTIVAECLPFCTGEPRTDAVYVLECLKNSSYRQTALNYLGRVGKPWEGHVDEANRLIYVGMTVNLLNRLNQHLNSPGNAGAHFTTVFRPVRLLDVSWWPSFQEAMRAEKEVANQLRDRFPNDYVYQL; this is translated from the coding sequence ATGCACTACTGCGCCGATGGGTCCCCAATTGTTCCGTCTCACCGGCGTGAGGCTCTCACTGACCTCGTCCAAGATGTGGTCAACCGCATTCCTTCAGACAGCTATGAAGAGTCAGGAGTCCCCGCACCATTCATTCACGAGACTAGTCCCTCTACTATCGTTGCCGAATGCCTCCCTTTCTGTACAGGAGAGCCTAGAACAGATGCGGTATACGTGCTGGAGTGTCTCAAGAATTCATCGTACAGGCAGACTGCGTTGAACTACCTCGGACGAGTTGGCAAGCCTTGGGAGGGCCACGTGGATGAGGCGAACAGGCTCATCTACGTCGGAATGACGGTCAACCTACTGAATCGTCTCAATCAGCATCTGAACTCACCCGGTAACGCGGGAGCACATTTCACGACGGTCTTCCGCCCTGTACGGTTGCTTGACGTATCGTGGTGGCCATCATTCCAAGAAGCGATGAGAGCTGAGAAAGAAGTTGCAAACCAACTACGAGATAGATTCCCAAACGACTACGTTTACCAGCTGTAG